The Sylvia atricapilla isolate bSylAtr1 chromosome 14, bSylAtr1.pri, whole genome shotgun sequence genome includes the window GCCTGTTGGTGCTTGTGGTTTAGGAGATGCAATTTGGCCGCGTTCTTCTGATGTCATCCCATCAAGGGGTGTTCAAGTTACAGTTCACAGTGTTCTCAGTAAATTGAAGGCAGTTAAAAATCAAAGTGCTGTGAGGATTTGTGGTTCCCCTCTCATTATCTGGCATTTGGATGATGCTGTGCCCCTTCCTTAAAGGACTCGTTACTTAAAAGGGTTGAAAGAGTTCACTTTTCCTGCACTTTCCAATAACTAAGCACTTGGTCACAAGGATGGGGCTTGGAATCatcctcctgtcctgtcaccAATAACTTTAATAACCACTTGGATCTGGAAACGTGACTATTTCCGAGTATCCAAGtcagcagaggcacagcatGTGGTGTTGTTTTAAGCAGGAGTACAGCCAGACATGTTCAGTGAGTGTTCTGTGGACTGCTGCCtgtcagaggagctgctcctgtgcctttcACTTTCTGCTGTGGGATGGCAGGAGGCTGGAACGGATggaagggtggggaggggacaggctTTGACAGCCTGGGGAATGAGGCTCCCCTGGGGCACTGCTCATTCCCAACACGGTGTTCTTAAGGAAGTGCTGATGACCTCCTGTGCAAAACTGTTTTTGTGCAGCTTATTTTGACTACAAGGATGAGTCAGGGTTCCCGAAGCCGCCGTCCTACAACGTGGCCACCACTCTGCCCAGCTACGACGAGGCCGAGAGGAGCAAGGCTGAGGCCACCATCCCCCTCAGGGTGagtgtccctgcctgcccctgcactgctggctgcagcctgaaCCCCTGCCCCTCGTGTGTCACcacttttaaaatctctgtggggtttttttgtttgtgtttttgaaGCTTTCTGGGGTGGTGAGATGCCGCCTTCCTGAGAGTCCtgtggctattttttttttttttctttttaattttcctctgtgaTGATGTCAGACATCTCAGTAATGCCAGCATGTGCTAGCCAGATTAGCTTGGCAAGCTGACAGAGGGACTGTGCACTGACACTGGGGGTTTtgttgagtttggtttttttttttttttttcattttaaaaaaagatttaggATTAATTCTTCAGCTGTCTGGCGTATCTACCCTTGATACTCCTGCTGCTTACTTAGTTGACTTCTCTGGAGGTCAGTGTAGCTGATACAAGGACGATAAAACCGTTCTGTCAGAAtgatttcttcttgttttttcaACATTATCTCTTGTTCAGCCATTCCCTCCACCCCTGCTAGCATTAGAAGTCCACTGCTCATtacatttcttcacagaagcCACGTTCCTTGCTGAGATGATAATTTTTTGATGAGTTGAAGAATTCTTCACAGTGAGAACAAGAACAGGCTGGATCTTGactgtgttaaaaataaagatacattTCCTATTATATAGATAAGATTTCATGGCCTGCACCATTCCAGGATGAGAAATTGGAATTTTTTCATGCTTGCATTTGCAGCCTTTTGAGATTTAGGATTCCAGCCCTGTTTTTGAAGAGTCACACCCAGAAGTGGGGTTGCTGTATGGGCTGGACTGACCTAAatccccctgtgctgcctccctCTGCTTTGCAGGATGATGACTTTGTGACACGAGATGACTTTGATGACACTGACCAGCTGAGGATAGGAAATGATGGCATTTTCATGCTGACTTTCTTCAGTAAGTACCTGATTGAATGAACTTTTCTTCAGGCAGTGACCCAAAATAGTTTGGGTCACATTAATGTTTGTGTAGCACCAGGAAAAACCTGTGTGCAATGGgtatatgtttttttttcccttggaataTAAAGATGTCTTgacctgctgcttttctcctacTTTCTCAGTGGCATTCCTCTTCAACTGGATTggatttttcctgtctttctgtCTGACTACTTCAGCTGCAGGACGATATGGGGCCATTTCTGGGTTTGGTCTGTCTCTTATTAAGTGGATCCTGATTGTCAGGGTGAGTTGTGTGGTGCAAAACCATGTACACAGACACTGATGCTGGTTTTCCCCAGCAGATTTTTATCTTATACTCAAGTTAGTGATaaatttaggggttttttttgtttgtttgttttttttttttttttttttaataatgaaataatttttgagcTACTTATTCACTAAGAACAGAGCTTTTTCATAATTATATCCTGTTTATATGCTGGAATTACAATTgtagtaaaagaaaagaaagattgcACACCCAGGTATGCTGTggggatgctccatccctggaagtgtccaagttTAAGCTGCACAGGGATtcctggggtagtggaaggtgtccctgtctgtagcaaaggagaggagctggaggatcctttccaacccaacccactctgggattctgggattcatTCTGAGTGTCTGACAGAGCCCCTGGCCTGGATCAGAGTGTGGGTCAGAGTGTGGttcagtgctgagctgcagcagcagcaattctcTGATCCTGGGAAAACATTAGTCCAGGCAAAGCCAGCCCTGCCTTCGGCCTCTGCAGCCCGCTGTGCCTTGGGCTCTCGTCTGGAAATGAGGAGATTCTCTGAACTGCGGgatggctgaggagcagagggaagcagggatgtggggaggagccagcagtggagcagcagtgggagaagGCCGTGGGtgccctctgctgcagcctccctgcggcacaggagcaggcagcaggagcaagcTGCCGTCCTGCTCTAGGCTTTTTGgctcttacttttttttttttggaggggttgggagaaaatatttccatcagGAAGTCTTTATTTGGAGCCTGTGAAGTGATGGTGCACAGACATTCCAGGCTGAAAGTTGaatttccagcagagcagctcataTGCTGTAAGTAGAAGTAGAGAGCATTAATGTCAGAGCTGTCACTTCTACCTTGTCTTTTGGGGCTGGGAATTCTAATTTGTAAATACAACATCTCTTCGCTTCCCTGTAGACAGTTCTTGTGGTCATCTTGGTACAGAGGTGTTAAGAACTATTTGCTGGATTAAGAGATGTGACAGAAGGAGGTGACATTGTCTGTGGGTTTGATTTAAACATCACTAACAAGTTTAGCTTTTgtcatgtttttaaatttgaataGAACAAACTCAGAGCAATGATACTGTATTTATACTGAAACTGTGAACTTCAGTGCTCTCATTGTGTTGGTACCTTTCATTTCATAGTAATAATTTTCCCAACTGGGAATCTTGTCAGTGGATCCCATAGTTGTgggatttcttttccagctgttccacCATCCAACCTGACAGTGTGATGgctgtgctgcactgctgcaaaCCTGCTCTGCCCTTTGAGAAACTGCAGCTGTGCTTTATAAGCATACAGGACACAATTTGAAACAGGAATATTTGCCCAGTAGTGTCCTTGTGCCCCACTGGTTGCAGAGTTCATGGTTGGGTGTTGAATCTGTCCCATTCCCCTTGTTAGAGCTGGTGCAGGAAAACTATAAATAACAATTTGTGGAGGTAGCTCATTCCTGCAGCTGGTGGAATACAGCATTCCATGAGATCTCCTGTGTGCAGCCCTGATCTGGTTACTGCTAAAACTGGTGGGAATAGACTTTGGTTCACAAATGTGCTCTAAGCTAtatttttttggctgtttttcagTTCTCCACCTATTTTCCTGGTTACTTCGATGGCCAGTACTGGCTTTGGTGGGTCTTCCTTGTACTAGGTGAGTGTCTGTGTGGGGAGAAAAGGTGCTTAAAACCCCTGTAAAGTCAGTTAGGATTTTGTGAGCATTCCTGGCTGTTAAATATATGTAGATGTACAGATGAAATGTGACCCTCATACTACTCTTCAGGTTTTAAAAGGTTGTTAAATTCAGGTTTTAAAAGCACATGTAAACACTGTCCTTCTGTTGCCAGTTCTTGGTGGCAACATCCTGTTACCATGCAGGAGTGTAAGATGAGAGTAATGCTTGTAACTGATGTTGTGTCTGCTCTTGCATCTTAAATGGAAGAGTGGATTGTTGccttcttcattttattttctctttcttgctttgGGAGTGGCTGGATCTTGTTTGGAGTCAAAAGTTTTCTGGTTTGCCCAAGGCAAGTTTGTTTTTGAAGTTACCTGAAGTGGAAAGATGAGGTGTTACTGCTACcaaaaaataattgctgtgtGTGATCAGCTGCTGTGCATCCCAGTGATGAGGTCCCTCTGTAGAGAGGTGACAGGGACTTCAGCTGCTCCCTCTCACTGAAGAACCAACACCTGTGTTCACTGGACAAATGTGTCTCTCCCCTGCaggttttctgctgtttctcagaGGATTTATTAATTATGCAAAGGTTAGGAAGATGCCAGACACGTTTTCCACTCTTCCCAGAACCAGAGTTCTCTTTATTTACTAAAGGtaaattttcagctttcctgaatttgttctgctttgattttaaCTCTATTTAGTGACTTTTCTAGGCTACACTTTCCGTTGCTTGAATATTTTTAGAACCCTAGGAAACAGGGAACAGTTGTTTCTTGGTATCCCCTATGCAGCTCCTGAGTCTGCAGAGCCCAGACTGACCTGCTGGGGGGCAGAGGAGCACTGGACATTTCTCCCTGAGTTTTTGCTGTGAGGAATTGGATATTCATTTGATTCCAGATACTGTGAGAACAAAACCTCTGCCCCTTGGTACTGCAGCATATTTGGCAAAAGTGTCTTGGAGAATAAATCACATACCTGAAACACGTGGTGTGTCCCAAACCTGAGGAGAGGTCACAAAATGTTCTTAGAGGGGCGTGCCAGTGCCTTTGGCTTTTATCCCAGAGCCAGCAATTTGTCTGAATTCTGCTGTTTGAAATTGCTGCCAGGTTCCTGAAGAAATGACACCTTTGCACACCTTTGCTCACCTCGGGCCTCTCCCACAcacctgagctgtgctgcctgaGCATCTTGCAAAAACCTGAGTGCTTGGGAATCTTTGGCTTGGGAATCTTTTGCTGAgcctcagcctggctgccctAATGGGGCTTTAAAGGAGGAGGCTTAAGTAGCTGGAGCCTTGTAGCATAatttcctgctcacagcagatAATGGCCTGGCATTAACTGTCCCTCCCCGAGGGGAAGGAAATCCTGGAATAGGTTCCTTCCCAGCTGGGGAGTGCAACATGATGCTCCCTTTAGAAATATCATAATAACACTCCATTTCCCCAGACAGAGGCAATTGCAGCTGGGACAGtcaaagaaaccaaaccaaccccGGCTTTAAATTGGGGGTCATTAAATTGTTTGAGATTTGAAAACCGAGCCTTGGGTTTCCAAATGCGCTTCCCTTTTATTAGAAACTGCAAATTGCCCACGATTCTACTTCATTTCCAGTCTGTGAGGAGaacctgcagcacagaacagccTTTATGCAGTGTTTTCCTCTGGTGATAGTGTGTAAAAATAGTTCAGCCAGTTTCTTTACGTGTTTCAGTTCTGTTTAACAAAGTTCTGGTGTGTGACCTCCTCCAGGATCTGTAATATCCTCCCAGATTCCTGCTGAGTCACCAGAGGGTTGATTTCCCCCAGTTTATGGTCACAGAATGTGGGCATTTAAAGGCAGTTTATCTGTGAATTTTGTCTGACAgaatagttttttaaaaattttgctcCTTTaccaaaacttcattttttatttcctaaaggAGCTCGGtgatttctttttgcacagatttttgcctgtgtttgaaatttgaaattacaGTTTTAGAGACCTGGCTTCACTTTTTGCTTGTGAGGGTGTAGAGTGTTTAAATTCCTATTTATGTGTCATTTTAGAGCATTTTCAAAAAGCACTTTCTCTTTCAGATATGCTGAGATAAATGTCCAGAATAATTCATAAATATTACTTTAATACTTGccctgaaaataaatctttaatcCTGAATTCTGAGTGAGGAAACCACAAAAGACTTGGATTTTTAGTATATTATTGTCCTTAGCTGAGATTTCCTCTTCAGGGCATGATGCAAAGGGCACAGTGaggggttatttttattttagagcaGGGGtaattttgagaaaattatGAGGGGAATAATGAGTGCAAGGCAGAAAATACAGCCTGGTGAAATGAATGGGGTGGAAAACTGGAGCTGACTAttccagctgtgtgtgcagcagtggACACAACCCTGGTGTTATCCCCTAAAACACACAGAGATTGCTGAGCATCTTGCTGCAGTCACATCATTGTGTGCTGAGACACTTCATAAGCCCTTAGACATCCTGTGCTGTGTGAACGACATCCTCCTGTTATCCAAAATAACCCTCTGACTGCAGTTTCGGTGTTCAATATCCTTCTCCAACAGATGTTTTCTGGCAAATGTCTTCCTGCATTAGTGAAATCCCCCCCAAGAAGCAGCAGGACACCTGCAGGAAGTGAATCAAGGCTctggagcagaagaaaaaataatcacctgctttaaaataaataaataaaagtactgttggaaaaacaaaaaaaaaaaaaaaaggagaagcatttctttctatttgtttttaggtgtaaaattttaataattaacGCAGAGTTCTGTAATTGTTGACTCGTTAGTGGCTAATGTTTGAAGCAGCTCTTGCAGAGAGTCTGTGACTGCTGATGAAGCTGTTCAGGAGTTTGTGgtgcctgggcagcaggagccgtCCCGGGGCCAGCAGGGGCCAGGCTTGCTTtagttcctgctgcagccccggagtgctgggctctgcctgtgctctgtgtgtgtgtgacaccctgtgctgtgtgtgtgacaccgtgtcctgggctgtctgtgtgtgtgtgacaccctgtgctgtgtgtgtgacaccctgtgctgtgtgtgtgacaccctgtgctgtgtgtgtgtgacaccctgtgctgtgtgtgtgtgacaccctgtgctgtgtgtgtgacaccctgtgctgtgtgtgtgtgacaccctgtgctgtgtgtgtgacaccctgtgctgtgtgtgtgacaccctgtgctgtgtgtgtgtgacaccctgtgctgtgtgtgtgtgacaccgtgtcctgtgctgtgtgtgtgtgtgacaccctgtgtgtgctgtctgtgtgtgtgtgacaccctgtgctgtgtgtgtgtgtgacaccctgtgctgtgtgtgtgtgtgacaccctgtgctgtgtgtgtgacaccctgtgtgtgctgtgtgtgtgtgtgacaccgtgtcctggg containing:
- the NDFIP1 gene encoding NEDD4 family-interacting protein 1; translated protein: MAAAAAEPSSGRYQQLQNEEEPGEAVPVVSDAPPPYSSISAESTAYFDYKDESGFPKPPSYNVATTLPSYDEAERSKAEATIPLRDDDFVTRDDFDDTDQLRIGNDGIFMLTFFMAFLFNWIGFFLSFCLTTSAAGRYGAISGFGLSLIKWILIVRFSTYFPGYFDGQYWLWWVFLVLGFLLFLRGFINYAKVRKMPDTFSTLPRTRVLFIY